The proteins below are encoded in one region of Bacteroides uniformis:
- a CDS encoding serine/threonine protein kinase, which translates to MLDSGQIIADRYELLKQLGRGGFSEVWLAQDKLTDVKVAIKIYAPGMGLDDAGISLFTQEFSLVFDMNHTNLLHPTYYDCWERMPYLILPFCKNGSAFQYLTDNNRITETESWHLLHDVAEGLAYLHAKTPPVIHQDIKPDNILINDENRYMITDFGISARIRSTLRRNQGQESSGGTLAYMGPERFGPSPAPIMASDIWSLGATMYELLTGMPPYGDHGGVLQKNGADIPLINEDFSQELKDIIYKCLALNPWDRPTARQIADYTSQHINGSPVPFSLSNNSHDTLQEEEDKTHEDSISAHSSDINKMSPYQDKGKRKKVIVVAAITAIFATIVIIFSLISGKEPVVESIPEPTPTIDYDQMCLSIIQEGENSKIQGDVFRFDIDTLKQNNDSVFEDFYINAIGKYRQINYYKDSISAKIYLNATELKQQVEAILDSAYHVFKEKANIMKDLDQAVAAQAFEDRAKKIEPYINIDNNENE; encoded by the coding sequence ATGTTAGACAGTGGACAAATCATAGCAGATAGATACGAGCTACTCAAACAACTAGGAAGAGGAGGATTTTCTGAAGTTTGGCTGGCACAAGACAAACTTACGGATGTTAAGGTCGCCATAAAAATATATGCTCCGGGGATGGGGCTTGACGATGCGGGGATATCCCTTTTCACACAAGAGTTCTCCCTCGTATTTGATATGAATCATACCAATTTACTGCATCCTACTTATTATGACTGCTGGGAACGGATGCCATACCTGATTTTGCCTTTTTGCAAAAACGGTTCGGCCTTCCAATACCTTACTGACAACAACCGGATAACAGAAACGGAAAGCTGGCATTTGCTCCATGATGTTGCAGAGGGACTGGCTTATCTTCATGCAAAAACTCCCCCGGTTATCCATCAGGATATAAAACCCGATAATATTCTGATTAATGATGAGAATAGGTATATGATTACGGATTTCGGAATCAGCGCACGGATTAGAAGTACATTACGCAGGAACCAAGGCCAAGAATCCAGTGGAGGAACTTTGGCCTATATGGGACCAGAACGTTTTGGTCCATCTCCCGCCCCTATTATGGCTAGTGACATTTGGTCATTGGGAGCAACAATGTATGAGCTTCTAACCGGTATGCCGCCCTATGGCGATCATGGAGGCGTATTGCAAAAAAACGGTGCAGACATTCCACTTATCAACGAAGACTTTTCTCAAGAATTAAAAGATATCATTTACAAGTGCCTTGCCTTAAATCCATGGGACAGACCCACAGCCAGACAAATTGCAGACTACACTTCCCAACATATCAATGGAAGTCCCGTCCCCTTTAGTCTGTCAAACAACAGCCATGATACTTTGCAAGAGGAAGAGGACAAAACCCATGAGGATTCCATTAGCGCACACTCTTCTGACATAAATAAGATGTCACCCTATCAAGACAAAGGGAAACGCAAAAAAGTTATAGTCGTAGCAGCAATCACAGCTATATTCGCAACAATTGTCATCATCTTTTCGCTAATAAGCGGCAAAGAACCAGTAGTGGAATCCATACCGGAACCGACTCCAACGATTGATTACGACCAAATGTGTCTGTCAATCATTCAAGAAGGCGAAAACTCTAAAATACAAGGAGATGTTTTCCGATTTGACATTGACACTTTAAAGCAAAACAATGATTCCGTATTTGAGGATTTTTACATAAATGCCATTGGCAAATACCGCCAAATAAATTACTACAAAGATTCCATCTCCGCGAAAATATACTTAAATGCAACAGAACTGAAACAGCAAGTAGAGGCCATACTGGATTCTGCCTATCATGTTTTTAAAGAAAAGGCAAATATCATGAAAGACCTTGACCAAGCCGTAGCAGCCCAGGCTTTTGAAGACCGTGCAAAAAAAATAGAACCATATATAAACATAGACAACAATGAAAATGAATAA
- a CDS encoding BACON domain-containing protein, with protein sequence MKMNKLIRLIVLAFALSMPISIWGQCASIYQKGETYMKRGRYRDAIKSFKAAMKCDSNLEQACKNKIKECEEKINPAPKPAPPAEITRLTIDRKSLEFGCETKTAESIKIESLPEQWTAISDADWCQVTPGEKKLSISCQTNWLTTERKATITISNEKMKATVSVTQGGQEEFINIALDKLEFGSKGEIKELQVDSNAEWEVADIPEWCEAIAKDRGKLILKVGKTKKAREGTLIVKSKGGKISSIILSQKKGGLF encoded by the coding sequence ATGAAAATGAATAAACTTATCAGACTGATTGTTTTAGCGTTCGCTCTCTCTATGCCAATAAGTATATGGGGGCAATGCGCCTCCATCTATCAAAAGGGAGAGACATACATGAAAAGAGGAAGATACAGAGACGCTATTAAAAGTTTTAAAGCAGCCATGAAATGCGACAGCAATCTGGAGCAAGCATGCAAAAATAAAATCAAAGAGTGTGAGGAAAAAATAAATCCCGCTCCCAAGCCAGCGCCTCCTGCCGAAATCACCAGACTTACCATAGACAGAAAAAGCCTGGAATTTGGGTGTGAGACAAAGACTGCAGAAAGTATAAAAATAGAAAGTCTTCCAGAACAATGGACTGCAATATCAGATGCAGACTGGTGTCAAGTGACTCCCGGTGAGAAGAAACTCTCCATAAGCTGCCAGACCAATTGGCTGACTACCGAACGTAAAGCCACCATTACAATCAGTAATGAAAAGATGAAAGCTACGGTCAGTGTTACCCAAGGTGGCCAAGAAGAATTCATTAATATCGCATTAGATAAATTGGAATTCGGCTCCAAAGGAGAAATTAAGGAACTGCAAGTAGACTCCAATGCCGAATGGGAAGTTGCAGATATTCCTGAATGGTGTGAAGCTATAGCAAAAGACCGTGGCAAACTCATTCTAAAAGTGGGAAAAACCAAGAAGGCCAGAGAAGGAACTCTCATAGTTAAAAGCAAAGGAGGAAAAATATCTTCAATTATTCTCTCCCAGAAAAAGGGAGGTCTATTCTAA